GGCCAGCGGAAAGCTCCGCTTTTCCACCAGCTCGGTATACAGAAGCGGCCAGCAGACCTCGAGGCTGGGGATACCAAAAGGCGCCCGCAGCAAGTCCAGCTCTTTTTCATCGGCGGTGTGGGGGGCGTGGTCGGTGCCGATGCACTCGATGCTGCCATCCAAAAGCCCCTCCACAAGCGCCTCCACATCGGCCTGTGTGCGCAGGGGTGGGGCCACTTTGTAGAGGGGGTTCAGGCTTTCCAAGCGCTCGTGGGTGAGGGTCAGGTGGTGGGGGGTGACCTCGGTGCTGACCCTAAGCCCGTCGCGCCGGGCCTGGCGGACGAGCTCGAGGCCCCGCTTGGTGCTCAGGTGCTGGATGTGCAGGTGGGGTTGGGCGGCCAGCCCCTCGTTCACGTAGCGCAGCACTTCCAGGTCCCGTGCGATGCGGGCGCTCTCGGCATACCCGGGGTTGCCCGGCAGCCCCAGGCGGTACGAGACCTCCCCCTCGTGCATTACCCCACCCCGTCTAAGGCCCGCGTCTTCGGCATGTACCGCGACCACAAGCCCCCAGGAGGCTGCGTAGCGCAGGCCCAAGGCCAATACCCCGGCATCCTCGTTGGTGCGTCCGTCGTCGGTAAGCATGGCCGCGCCAGCTTCCTGGAGCAGCTTGGCCTCACTCAGGGTTTTGCCTTCTTGTCCCTGGGTCAGGGCCGCCGCGGGGTGAAGCCGCGCTTGCCCAATTTGGGCCGCCTTCTTTTTGAGTGCGCGCACCATCTCGGCGCTGTCAACCACCGGGCTGGTGTTGGGCATCGAGACCACATCGGTGTAGCCACCTCGAGCTGCCGCCGTAAGGCCGCTTCGCAGGTCTTCCTTCACTTCCTGCCCTGGTTCGCGCAGGTGGGCGTGGGGGTCCAAAAACCCAGGCGACAAGACCATCCCGGCCACATCCAGCACCTTCTGAGCCTCGCCCCCCGACAACGAAAGAATGCGCCCCTCACCAATCAACACATCGGCGTGGCCGTGTTCTCCTCGTCCATCTACCAGCTTTGCATTTTTGAGTAGAATTTCGCCCTTCATATGGCTCCTTGCTCCGCACGTCTTCAGTTTCTTTTCCCCACCAGTACGTGATAAAGCACGGCCATCCGCACGGCCTGTCCGTTGGCCACCTGGCGTTCGACCAGGCTACGCGGGGCGTCGGCCAGGGTGCCCTCGAGCTCCACATCGCGGTTCATGGGGCCGGGGTGGAGCAGGGGGGCTTCGGGTCTGGCCCAGCCCAGGCGCCCTTGGGTGATCTGGTAGGCCGCGATGTACTCCGGCAGCGAGGGCAAGAGACCCTTGTCCATGCGCTCTTTTTGTAGGCGCAAAACCATCACCGCATCGGCTTCCTGCAGGGCCTCCTTGAGGTTGGTGGTAAGGGTGGCGCCGGGCAGCTGGGCCGGGAGCAGGGTAGCCGGGCCACAGGCCACCACGTGGGCCCCCAGCATGGGCAGCAGCTCGGCGTTGGAGCGGGCTACCCGCGAATGCAGGATGTCCCCCACGATGGCAATTTTTTTGCCCTCGAGGCTGCCCAGCTTCTCGCGCAGGGTAAAAGCGTCCAGCAGGGCCTGGGTGGGGTGGGCGCGCCAGCCGTCCCCCGCGTTGATGATGGGCTTTTTTAGCCAGCCGTGGGCCTGGTGGGGTACTCCGGCGGCATCGGTACGCAGGATGTAGGCATCAATGCCCATCTGATCCAGGGTACGCAGGGTGTCGCGGTAGGTCTCGCCTTTGGTGGTGGAGCTGACCGCACCCACAAAGCTCACCACATCCGCCGACATGCGCCTTGCGGCCAGCTCGAAGGAGATACGGGTGCGGGTAGAAGGCTCAAAGAACACCGTGGCCACGGTAAAGCCGGTAAGGGCCGGCACCTTTTTGACCGGGCGCGCGAGCACCTCCTGCATCATCTGGGCCGTTTCCAGCAGGCTTTCAACCTGGACGGGGCTCCAGTCGCGAAAGTCGAGCAGGTGCTTCGGAAAGCTGGGCACAGCGCTTTCGCTCATGTTTCCTCCATTTCCCATAGCTCTACGGCGTCCTCGCCGTCGTCTTCCTGGGTTTTTACCTTCACCACTTCGCTTTTAGAGGTGGGCAGGTTCTTTCCCACAAAGTCGGCCCGGATGGGCAGCTCGCGGTGGCCCCGGTCTACCAGCACTGCCAGGTAGATGCGGTTGGGGCGGCCCTGGTCAATCAGGGCATCCAGCGCGGCCCGCGCGGTACGGCCGGTGTAGAGCACATCGTCTACCAGCACCACAGCCTTGCCGTTCAGGTCGAAGGGGATACGGGTCTCGCGCACCCTGGGCTGCAGGCCAATCTCTGTAAGGTCGTCGCGGTAGAGGGTGATGTCCAGAATGCCCATGGCCACCCGCTTGCCCTCGAACTTTTCCACCAGGTCCACCAGCCTTTTGGCCAGGCTGATGCCACGGGTGTGAATGCCCACAAAGCAGAGGTTGTCGGTGCCCTTATTTTTCTCGATAACCTCGTGGGCGATGCGGGTGAGGGCCCGACGCACTTCGTCTTCATTCAGGATTTTGGATTTGAAGGTCATGGTTGCTCCTCCTCACCCAGACTACCCCGTTTGTGGGGCAACAAAAAAATGCGCCCAGAACGGGCGCACGCCTTTGGTTTAGGGGTTTCGATATGCTTCATTTGGTCTCCTTTCCGACCTCGCAGGATCGGGTTAAAGGTGCGGGATGACTCCCGCCCGCCATGCTACGCCCTGGGGGTGGGGTGGGTCAACTGCGCTACACTAAACATATGGCCAGAACCAAGGCAGCCACCCTGGAGGAACTCAAAAAAGAGCCGGGTAAGGCCGAGCTGGTGGACGGGGAGATTGTGCGTATGCCTCCGACTGGATTTTTACCTGGATATGCTGCGATGCGCATTTTGTTTAGCTTGCACGAGTACGCCCAAACCCAAAAAAATGGTTATGCCGTAGGCGATAACGTGGGTTTTGTGGTAGACCTACCCCGGCGCAAAAGCTTTAGTCCGGATGCAGCCTATTATGTGGGCCCCCACTCCGGTATGAAGTTTCTGGAAGGGGCTCCGGTATTTGCGGTAGAGGTGCGCAGTGAAGGGGATTATGGTCCAAAGGCCGAGCAAGCCCTGGCAAAGAAGCGGGCCGACTACTTTGCCGCCGGAACGCTGGTGGTCTGGGATGTAGATATGCTGGCGGCAGATGTGGTGCGGGTCTACCGGGCAGAAGACCCCAGCCACCCCACCCTGTACCGCAGGGGGCAGCTGGCCGAAGCCGAGCCGGCCCTGCCCGGCTGGCGGATGCCGGTAGAGGATTTGTTTCCCTACTTTGTGCAGGGCTCTGACGGCTCGAGTTGAATAGTACCTCCCACACATAGCCGGGGAAGTGTGCCCTGGCTCCTAAAAGCATCGGGTACACTTAATCTCTGGGAGCCATTAGGCTTCGCCGGGGTTGCTGTGAAGAAGCGTGTACTGGCCGCCATGAGCGGGGGGGTAGACTCCTCCGTGAGTGCGGCTTTGCTCAAAGCCCAGGGCTACGAGGTGATCGGGGCCATGATGCGCTTCTGGCCCGATAACAAAAAGGACGACTGCTTCGAGACCTGCTGCTCGCCCGACGCTGCTTATGAGGCCCGGCGGGTTGCGGACATCATTGGCATTCCTTTCTACCTGCTGGACTACCGCGAGGAGTTCCAGGAAAAAATTATCGATCCCTTTATCGCCGGCTACCAAGCGGGCGAGACCCCCAACCCCTGCGTAAACTGCAACACCCGGGTTAAGTTCGACTCGCTTCTAAAAAAGGCCCGCATGCTGGGCTGCGACTACGTGGCTACCGGCCACTACGTCATCAACCGCGAGGGGGGGCTGTACCGGGGTGACCCCAAGAAAGACCAGACCTACTTTTTGTGGGGTACGCCCAAGGAGGCCATCCCCCACATGCTCTTCCCGGTAGGGCACCTGGAGAAGCCCCAGGTGCGGGCGCTGGCCGAGCAGTTTGGCCTGCCTACAGCCAAGAAGCCCGAGAGCCAGAACATCTGCTTTGTGCAGGGCGACCTGAAGGAGTTTCTGGCCCAGCACCTCTCGGCCCGTCCGGGGCCCCTGATTGACCTAAAGACCGGCCAGCAGATCGGCGAGCACAGCGGGGCGCAGTTTTACACCGTGGGCCAGAAGAAGGGTCTGGGGCTGTGGAAGAGCCACCTCGAGCGCTACGTGGTGCAGGTCAACACCACTACCAACGAAGTGGTGGTGGGGCCCAAGGAAGCCTGTATGTGGGGGGGCCTCGAGGCCCGCGAAGTCAACCTGCTGGTCGAACCCCAGGACTTGCCCGCAGAACTCGAGGTACAGGTGCGCTACCGCACCCGGCCCGTGCCGGCCCGAGTGGAGGAGATGGGCCCTGGCCGGATGACCATTCGTCTGATGGAGCCCCAGTTTGCCGTTACCGCCGGCCAGTCGGTGGTGCTGTACCAGGGGGATCGGCTTTTAGGGGGTGGGTTCATCGCCCGGCCCCTACACAATCAATGGGAAACCCTGGCCGCTGAAACCCGAACCAGAAACTGCCTATAAATGCCTACGGTATCGGCCTGCCGCAAGCAACTGCCTTTACCGGCCAGGTGAGATTGCGCCTGCTCGAGGTTTTTGGGTATGGTGCTTCCATGCTGCTATTGTTTCTGGCTTTTGTGGGCAGCCTGGCCGTGCTGCTGGTGTCGGCGCGCTTGTTTACCAGGGCTGCCGAGCGCATTGGGCTGGCTTTGGGCCTGTCCAGCTTTATGGTGGGCGTGATTATCGTGGGGGTGGGCACCTCGTTGCCGGAGCTCATCACCGGGCTCTTTTCGGTCAGCCAGGGGGTTTCCCAGATCGTCAGCGGCAACGTACTGGGCGCCAACGTCTCTAACCTGCTCCTGATTCTGGGTGTCAGCACAGTTTTCTCGATATTGCGCCCGGTATACCTAGGCGAGGCCTATATCGCCATTGACCTGCACTTTCTGGTGGGCTCAGCCTTTGTGCTGGGGGTGGTGATGTTCGATGGGGTGGTGGGCCGTGTGGAGGGGCTTTTTTTGCTGGCTGCCTATGGGGTCTATGTGGCGTATCTGCTCAAGGAGGGCAGCAGCGGGCAAAGCGGCGGAACCCGCCCCCCTGTCGCCCCACGCGACCTGCTTGTGGTGGCCATGAGTGCGGTAGGCATCTATTTTGGCGCCGAATGGACGGTGGGTAGCTTGCAGGGGCTTGCGGGCGGGCTGGGTGTGCCGACTGCCATTGTGGCGGTCACGGTCTTGGCCCTGGGTACCACCCTGCCCGAGCTGGTGGTGAGCATCACCGCGGCCCGGCAGGGCAAAGCCTCTTTGGCGGTGGGGAATATTCTGGGCTCCTGTGTGTTCAATGCGCTGGTGGTGGTGGGTGCGGGAGCCGTCTACGGTACCGTCCGGGTGCCGCCCGAACTGACCGGGTTTGCCCTGCCCTTTGTGGTGGGGGCCTCGCTTTTGTTTTATTTGCTGGTACAGGATCGGCGCATCTCAAGTTGGGAGGGGATGCTGTTTTTGGTGATGTATGCGCTGTTTATCCTCAAGGTGAGCGGTCTGGCCTGATTGAAAGCTGCTAATCCAGCGTCGCTAAAAAAAACACTTGCCAGACATGGCAAGTGTTTGTGGGGGCTATATTCTGTTCGTTTTATCCTAGTCGTCGGCTGCCTGACCGGTAGGCTGAGCCTGCTTCTTGCTACCGAACAAACGCCGGAAGAAGCCCAGAATTGGGTCGTAGTACTCATCTACAACCCGTTCCTTAAGTGGGATGATGGCGTTGTCGGTAATGTGGATATGCTCGGGGCAGACTTCGGTGCAGCACTTGGTGATGTTGCAGTAGCCGATGCCGCCTTCGTTTTTAAGCATATCCAGGCGGTTTTCCACATCGAGGGGATGCATCTCGAGGCTTGCGGTGCGTACCAGTAAGCGAGGCCCGATAAAGCCGGTTTTTTCGTCGTGCTCACGCAGCACGTGGCAGACGTTCTGGCACAAGAAACACTCGATGCACTTTCTGAACTCCTGTACCCGATCCACATCCTCCTGGAACATAATCCAGTCGGTGCCAGGGGCTGGGGTGAAGGGCTTGATTTTTTTGTTGGCCTCGTAGTTCCACTTCACATCGGTGGCCAGGTCGCGGATCACCGGGAAGGTTTTCATAGGCCGTATTGTGACGGGCTTGCTGGTGTCGATGGTATCCAGCCGGGTCATGCACATCAAAGTTGGCTTCCCATTGACCTCAGCTCCACACGAGCCGCACTTGCCGGCCTTGCAGTTCCAGCGACAGGCCAGATCGGGGGCCTGTTCGGCTTGGATCTGGTGGATGGCATCCAACACCACCATGCCTTCTTGCACCTCGACGGTGTAGTCTTTTAGCTCACCGCCGCTGCGATCCCCACGAAAAACTCTGAAGGTGACAGTTGACATCTCAGGCACCTACCTTTTCGCTCAGCTCTTTGAGATCTTTGGCTTCAGCTACTTTGCGCAACTCATCAGGCATCTCGGGCAGTGGTTCGGCCACCACTGTAAGGGTTCCATCGCTGCTGCGGCGGATGATGTGGTTGATTCTGGCAAAACTGGGGTCGGGGTCGGGGTAATCGAGGCGAGCGTGGCCGCCCCGGCTTTCCTTGCGGGCCAGGGCGGCAAGCACCACTGCCTCGGAAATCTCGACCATCAAGCGCATATCCAGGGCGGTGTGCCAGCCTGGGTTATAGGCCCGACTGCCCGAGACCGAGGTGTTCCAGGCCCGTTTTCTGAGATTGGCCAGAATCTCGAGCTGCGCTTTTAGCTCGCTTTCTTCGCGCATAATGCCCGCGTTTTTCTGCATAGTGGCGCGAAGCTCCTTCATGAGCGCAAAGGGGTTTTCACCGTGGGGGTTGTTGAAGGGCTCCAGGGCTTCGGCAATGTAGGCCCGCACCTGGGCTTCGTCCACCTGATAAGGGGCCGTTTGTTTTGCCGCAAACTCGGCTGCGGCCATGCCAGCCCGACGTCCAAAAACCACCAGGTCGGACAGCGAGTTGCCGCCAAGGCGGTTGGCCCCGTGGAGCCCACCGGCCACCTCACCCGCAGCGTACAGCCCTGGCACATTGGTGGCCTGGGTATCGGGGTCCACCCGTACCCCGCCCATCACGTAATGGCAGGTTGGGCCTACCTCCATGGGCTCTTTGGTGATGTCCAGGTTGCCCAGTTTCATGAACTGGTGGTACATGCTGGGAAGCTTCTTTTTGATGTAGTCGGCAGGGCGGCGGCTGGCGATATCCAGGTAGGCACCGCCGTGGGGGCTTCCCCGCCCTTCGTTGACTTCCTTTCGAATGGCCCTCGCGACCACATCGCGGGTTAGCAGTTCCGGTGGGCGGCGGGCGCTGCGGTCGCCCTGGAGCCAGCGCTCGGCCTCTTCCTCGGTCTCGGCGAACTCGCCCTTATAGCGTTCGGGCACGTTGTCGAACATAAAGCGCTTGCCCTCGCTGTTCTTGAGTACGCCGCCCTCACCCCGCACGCCTTCGGTAACCAGGATACCCATCACGCTGGGAGGCCAAACCATGCCGGTGGGGTGGAACTGGATAAACTCCATGTCGATCAGATCGGCACCCACCATACTGGCCAGCGAGAAGCCGTCGCCGGTGCACTCCCAGGAGTTAGAGGTGATCTGGTAGATGCGGCCCAAACCGCCGGTGGCCAGCACCACAGCTTTGGCCCGGAAAACCAGGAATTCGCCCGTCTGGCGGTTGAAACCCAGGGCCCCTACCACCCGGCCCGCATCGGTCAGGAGGCGGTAGATGGTGGTTTCCATGTGGGCATGGATGCCCATCTTTACGGCATGGTCCTGCAGGGTGCGGATGAGCTCGAGGCCGGTGCGGTCGCCCACGTGGGCCAGGCGGGGGTAGGAGTGCCCCCCAAAGTTGCGCTGATTGATTCTGCCATCGGGGGTACGGTCGAAGACGGCGCCCCACTGCTCGAGCTCGCGCACCCGGTCGGGGGCTTCCTTGGTGTAGTTCTCCACCATCTTCCAGTTGTTGAGCATCCCGCCGCCCTTGAGGGTGTCGCGGAAGTGTACCTTCCAGTTGTCCTCGGGACGCACATTGCCCATTGCGGCGGCCATACCGCCTTCGGCCATTACGGTGTGGGCTTTGCCCAGCAGGCTCTTGGTGACCACCCCCACCCTGGCTCCTTGCTCGATGGCTGCGATGGCAGCCCGTAGGCCGGCGCCACCCGCGCCAATTACCAGTACGTCGTAGTCATGTATTGTGTAGGATTCCATAATCGGCTCCTCTAGAACAGGCGAATGTCGGTGATGGTGCCCATTGAGCACAGGCGGATGTAGACGTCGGTGAAC
This genomic window from Meiothermus cerbereus DSM 11376 contains:
- a CDS encoding dihydroorotase, which produces MKGEILLKNAKLVDGRGEHGHADVLIGEGRILSLSGGEAQKVLDVAGMVLSPGFLDPHAHLREPGQEVKEDLRSGLTAAARGGYTDVVSMPNTSPVVDSAEMVRALKKKAAQIGQARLHPAAALTQGQEGKTLSEAKLLQEAGAAMLTDDGRTNEDAGVLALGLRYAASWGLVVAVHAEDAGLRRGGVMHEGEVSYRLGLPGNPGYAESARIARDLEVLRYVNEGLAAQPHLHIQHLSTKRGLELVRQARRDGLRVSTEVTPHHLTLTHERLESLNPLYKVAPPLRTQADVEALVEGLLDGSIECIGTDHAPHTADEKELDLLRAPFGIPSLEVCWPLLYTELVEKRSFPLAVLLERFTDGPRRILGLAPIHLEEGAEASLVLWSPDEERPVDPKCFASKARFSPWAGWVLRGWPTLTLVEGRVVFESAHTLGKEPRPI
- a CDS encoding aspartate carbamoyltransferase catalytic subunit, translating into MSESAVPSFPKHLLDFRDWSPVQVESLLETAQMMQEVLARPVKKVPALTGFTVATVFFEPSTRTRISFELAARRMSADVVSFVGAVSSTTKGETYRDTLRTLDQMGIDAYILRTDAAGVPHQAHGWLKKPIINAGDGWRAHPTQALLDAFTLREKLGSLEGKKIAIVGDILHSRVARSNAELLPMLGAHVVACGPATLLPAQLPGATLTTNLKEALQEADAVMVLRLQKERMDKGLLPSLPEYIAAYQITQGRLGWARPEAPLLHPGPMNRDVELEGTLADAPRSLVERQVANGQAVRMAVLYHVLVGKRN
- the pyrR gene encoding bifunctional pyr operon transcriptional regulator/uracil phosphoribosyltransferase PyrR, coding for MTFKSKILNEDEVRRALTRIAHEVIEKNKGTDNLCFVGIHTRGISLAKRLVDLVEKFEGKRVAMGILDITLYRDDLTEIGLQPRVRETRIPFDLNGKAVVLVDDVLYTGRTARAALDALIDQGRPNRIYLAVLVDRGHRELPIRADFVGKNLPTSKSEVVKVKTQEDDGEDAVELWEMEET
- a CDS encoding Uma2 family endonuclease; protein product: MARTKAATLEELKKEPGKAELVDGEIVRMPPTGFLPGYAAMRILFSLHEYAQTQKNGYAVGDNVGFVVDLPRRKSFSPDAAYYVGPHSGMKFLEGAPVFAVEVRSEGDYGPKAEQALAKKRADYFAAGTLVVWDVDMLAADVVRVYRAEDPSHPTLYRRGQLAEAEPALPGWRMPVEDLFPYFVQGSDGSS
- the mnmA gene encoding tRNA 2-thiouridine(34) synthase MnmA, which codes for MKKRVLAAMSGGVDSSVSAALLKAQGYEVIGAMMRFWPDNKKDDCFETCCSPDAAYEARRVADIIGIPFYLLDYREEFQEKIIDPFIAGYQAGETPNPCVNCNTRVKFDSLLKKARMLGCDYVATGHYVINREGGLYRGDPKKDQTYFLWGTPKEAIPHMLFPVGHLEKPQVRALAEQFGLPTAKKPESQNICFVQGDLKEFLAQHLSARPGPLIDLKTGQQIGEHSGAQFYTVGQKKGLGLWKSHLERYVVQVNTTTNEVVVGPKEACMWGGLEAREVNLLVEPQDLPAELEVQVRYRTRPVPARVEEMGPGRMTIRLMEPQFAVTAGQSVVLYQGDRLLGGGFIARPLHNQWETLAAETRTRNCL
- a CDS encoding sodium:calcium antiporter → MRLRLLEVFGYGASMLLLFLAFVGSLAVLLVSARLFTRAAERIGLALGLSSFMVGVIIVGVGTSLPELITGLFSVSQGVSQIVSGNVLGANVSNLLLILGVSTVFSILRPVYLGEAYIAIDLHFLVGSAFVLGVVMFDGVVGRVEGLFLLAAYGVYVAYLLKEGSSGQSGGTRPPVAPRDLLVVAMSAVGIYFGAEWTVGSLQGLAGGLGVPTAIVAVTVLALGTTLPELVVSITAARQGKASLAVGNILGSCVFNALVVVGAGAVYGTVRVPPELTGFALPFVVGASLLFYLLVQDRRISSWEGMLFLVMYALFILKVSGLA
- a CDS encoding succinate dehydrogenase/fumarate reductase iron-sulfur subunit; the encoded protein is MSTVTFRVFRGDRSGGELKDYTVEVQEGMVVLDAIHQIQAEQAPDLACRWNCKAGKCGSCGAEVNGKPTLMCMTRLDTIDTSKPVTIRPMKTFPVIRDLATDVKWNYEANKKIKPFTPAPGTDWIMFQEDVDRVQEFRKCIECFLCQNVCHVLREHDEKTGFIGPRLLVRTASLEMHPLDVENRLDMLKNEGGIGYCNITKCCTEVCPEHIHITDNAIIPLKERVVDEYYDPILGFFRRLFGSKKQAQPTGQAADD
- a CDS encoding fumarate reductase/succinate dehydrogenase flavoprotein subunit, encoding MESYTIHDYDVLVIGAGGAGLRAAIAAIEQGARVGVVTKSLLGKAHTVMAEGGMAAAMGNVRPEDNWKVHFRDTLKGGGMLNNWKMVENYTKEAPDRVRELEQWGAVFDRTPDGRINQRNFGGHSYPRLAHVGDRTGLELIRTLQDHAVKMGIHAHMETTIYRLLTDAGRVVGALGFNRQTGEFLVFRAKAVVLATGGLGRIYQITSNSWECTGDGFSLASMVGADLIDMEFIQFHPTGMVWPPSVMGILVTEGVRGEGGVLKNSEGKRFMFDNVPERYKGEFAETEEEAERWLQGDRSARRPPELLTRDVVARAIRKEVNEGRGSPHGGAYLDIASRRPADYIKKKLPSMYHQFMKLGNLDITKEPMEVGPTCHYVMGGVRVDPDTQATNVPGLYAAGEVAGGLHGANRLGGNSLSDLVVFGRRAGMAAAEFAAKQTAPYQVDEAQVRAYIAEALEPFNNPHGENPFALMKELRATMQKNAGIMREESELKAQLEILANLRKRAWNTSVSGSRAYNPGWHTALDMRLMVEISEAVVLAALARKESRGGHARLDYPDPDPSFARINHIIRRSSDGTLTVVAEPLPEMPDELRKVAEAKDLKELSEKVGA